In Deinococcus irradiatisoli, the genomic stretch CCTCGACACCCTGCTCAGCGCCCACCAGCCGGTCACGCCGGCCCACGACGAGCACCTGTTCATCGCGGTGCACCACGTCTCGGAAATCTGGCTGAACCTGATCGTGCAGGAACTGCGCTCGGCCATGGCCCTGCTGTCTTCGGGCGTCACCGACGCGCCGCTGAAGATGCTCAGCCGGGTGGTGCGTGCCCAGGAGCAGATGACCAACGCCTGGGAAGTGCTCAAGACCATGACGCCCGCCGATTACCTGCAATTCAGGAGCGCCTTCGGGCAGGCCTCGGGCTTTCAGTCGGCGCAGTACCGCATGATGGAATTCCTGCTCGGCAACCGTCACCCGGCGCTGCTGCGCCCGCACGCCCAGCGCCCGGACATCCACGGCCTGCTGCAAGCGGCGATGCAGGCGCCGAGCCTCTACGACCTGACCCTGCGCCTGCTGGCCGAGCGCGGCCTGGACATTCCGGCAGCGGTGCTGGAGCGCGACTTCTCGCAGCCCTACGAGCAGCACCCGGCGGTGCTGGACGCCTGGCTGACGGTGTACCGCGACCCCGAACGCTACTGGGACGTGTACGAACTCGCCGAGAAACTCCTCGACGTGGAAGACAACTTCCGGCGCTGGCGCTTCAACCACCTCACCACCGTCGAGCGGACCATCGGCTTCAAAGCGGGCAGCGGCGGCACCTCGGGGGCAGGCTACCTGCGCCGGGCGCTCGACACCGTGCTGTTTCCCGAGCTGTGGCAGGTGCGGACCGAACTCTAGAACGGGCCGGCGCTCAGCCGACCCGCTCCCCTGACTTCAATACTCAGCCCTCGTAGTCTTCCGGCAGCTCGGCGTTGGAGTAGACGTTCTGCACGTCGTCGAGGTCTTCGAGCGCTTCGATCAGGATCATCAGCTTCCTGGCGTCGTCACCCGACACCGAGACGGTGTTGCTGGGCACCCGCGAGAGCTGGGCGCTTTCCACCTTGAAGCCCTGCCCGGCCAGCCCTTCGGAGACGGCGTAGAGTTCGCTCGGCGCGGTGCTGATCTCCAGCCCGGCCTCGCTTTCCTGCATGTCCTCGGCGCCGAGTTCGATGGCGGCTTCCTGGGCCGCCTCGGAGTTCTCGGGCAGGTAGATCACGCCCTTGTTCTCGAACTGCCAGGCCACCGAGCCGCTGTTGCCCATGCTGCCGCCGCGTTTGGTAAAGACGCTGCGGACCTCCGCCACCGTGCGGTTGACGTTGTCGGTGAGCGTTTCGATGTAGATGGCGGTGCCGCCGGGGCCGTAGCCCTCGTAGACCGCTTCCTTGTAGTCGGCCGCGCCGCTCTCGCTGCTCACCGCCCGCTTGATGGCGTTGTCGATGTTGTCCACCGGCACGTTGTCGGTTTTGGCCGCGGCGATGGCGTTCTTCAGGCTGAGGTTGCCGGCCGGGTCGCCGCTGCCGCCGCTGCGGACCGCCGCCGTGATGGCCCTGAGGTGCTTACTGATGACCGCCGAACGCTTCTTGTCGTTGGCTCCTTTTTTGCGCTTGATCTGCGCCCATTTGCTGTGGCCTGCCATGTCGCGGGCATTTTAGCGCATGCGGCGGGAGAAACGGGGAGGCGCCGCTCGAATCAGGGCTCCGCTTCCCCCGCGTGGCGTGCCAGCAGCGCCTCGGCGTGGTGCGCCCGCCCGGTGTCGCGCAGGTGCCCGGTGTACCAGCCCAGCCGCCCGCGCACCTGCCAGGGGCCGCCTTCCCGCAGCACCACGTGCATCGGGTCGTAGGGCTGGGCCAGCGGTGAGCGCTG encodes the following:
- the kynA gene encoding tryptophan 2,3-dioxygenase — its product is MPDAEIRPSERDAPERAHADFTRSLSYGDYLHLDTLLSAHQPVTPAHDEHLFIAVHHVSEIWLNLIVQELRSAMALLSSGVTDAPLKMLSRVVRAQEQMTNAWEVLKTMTPADYLQFRSAFGQASGFQSAQYRMMEFLLGNRHPALLRPHAQRPDIHGLLQAAMQAPSLYDLTLRLLAERGLDIPAAVLERDFSQPYEQHPAVLDAWLTVYRDPERYWDVYELAEKLLDVEDNFRRWRFNHLTTVERTIGFKAGSGGTSGAGYLRRALDTVLFPELWQVRTEL
- a CDS encoding YebC/PmpR family DNA-binding transcriptional regulator; the encoded protein is MAGHSKWAQIKRKKGANDKKRSAVISKHLRAITAAVRSGGSGDPAGNLSLKNAIAAAKTDNVPVDNIDNAIKRAVSSESGAADYKEAVYEGYGPGGTAIYIETLTDNVNRTVAEVRSVFTKRGGSMGNSGSVAWQFENKGVIYLPENSEAAQEAAIELGAEDMQESEAGLEISTAPSELYAVSEGLAGQGFKVESAQLSRVPSNTVSVSGDDARKLMILIEALEDLDDVQNVYSNAELPEDYEG